ACTTCAATTTAATACTTGTCCAAATTTATCCAATACAACTCACTGTCATAAGAGGCTGGGAAAATAGTGTTAATAACATTGCAGGGATCCTACATTCTGCATAAAAATTGTTTCACattcaaaaaagaaagaaggttaGCATCTCATGGAAAATCTACTAAACACCACAACTAAAAACTAGTAAATATAGATTTTCTTTGGTGCTATAATGACAAACTCAAGGCCAAGAACGATACAAAGAGGAAGACCAAGACAGCAGTACTTTACCATTACAATAATAGTAGTTGAATTCATTCAACTAATATTATAAAGATGTCCAGTATATCGGTCGAACAACAAGCACCATTCCATGGGTCTCTTGTGCCAATATTTTAATGAGCCTTTCCAGGCagatttatttttcactttttttagagCACTTCTGAAAATTATGTGATTATTTCCTAGAATTTAAGTTACACTAGACATGCaccaaattattataataaaacacagaattaaaaattaaaaacaattattcttTGACTATATAAGAAATTTACAAGCACCAAAGCCTTTCAATTTGCAAATGGGAAAAAGTCTACTTTACAAATACTTTTCCGTTTTGATAAATGATTAAGTATTCATACCTGTGAATCCTCACTTCCACTAGCAATAAAAGCTTGCTTAAGGCCACCGAAGCAAGATCTGATAATAAATCGGGTACGCCTATGGCCTTTGTACTTGCCAACAAGCCTAGGATCGCCTTCAATGTTCCATAGATGTATTTCTTGATTCAAAAGATTAACCAACAAGAATTTGTTATCCTTCGATAAGGAAAAAGCCGTTATTGGTTGATACTCTTCAATAAATCTCTCATCCTTTGTTTCTCTATTGAACAACAGTACAGAATTGGGTTTACAGATACTTAGAATCTCTTTCCCGTTATCCATGATTTCCAAATCAGATATCTTAAGGGTCTTTTGTCCTTTCCAAGACTCCACTTCTTTCCCATCCAATTCCCACATGCAAATGCTCTTGTCACTGAAACCACAAAGTATATATTTCCCACAAGGGAACCACGTACAAGAAACTAGGCCAGTACCAGCTTTTTCATAAAGTTGGATGCATTTGCCAGTGGAGACATCCCAACGCCTAATAGCCTCCTCCACTCCACATGTGAGAAGCTCATGGTCATTAGGACTCCATGAAACTGAAGAAACAGGTTTCTGGTGACCAGTCAATCTATGCTTTACAGTCAGTCCACCATTTATGCCaacctatttaaaaaaatttaagaagtgACATCTGATTTCATAGCATTAAGCCGTATTTTATGTGTTAGAATGCAATTTGTGTATTAATCAATAGGGGGTTTCTGATATATGATGGAAACCATTATAACAGGGATTTGAATGTGCAGTATGATAACTATATCAAAAACAAGCATTGAAGACAAATTTAGCAGCAAATAAATGGACTTAAGagtagaaaagagaaaatgtaaattatgaaatattacCTCCCAAATTATTGCAGTTCGATCATTTGATGCCGAAGCTAAATATTTCCCATTATGTGAAAATTGTACAAACCAGACTTCATCATCATGTGCATCTAATATCTGTTGCAACATtagcaagaaaagaaaataacattagAATGTAGATACTATCCATGCCATATACAAAGTTAAGAGAAGATGATAATTCTAAATAGATGGCAAAGGGATAAAACCAGAAGACAAATTCTGTACCTTGTCTCATTTCTCCTCCCTGGTTTTGGGGATTGGCCTTTTAAAGAAATTAGATTATAAATATCAAACCTATGTAAAAAAATTGGGGAttgttttttgaaataaattagaTTATACATGCATCTCATTTAGAAGAAATGAAGAGTATTTTAATGAGTAAAAAGTGATAAAGGCCTTTTAAGTAGAAATTGCAATTGTAAATAGTGTAATTGCATATATAGAGAGAAATGCATCACACACCCACAGAAATGGTACCTTGCCCAGGTACCTCTTATTATGTAAATCTGGTCACTAAGTTCCTACAAGCTGTGCATCAGTTGTCAggatatttaaatttagattttcCAATATTATTAGAAGCACTAACCATGGACTTCTATATGAAAGATAAAGGGAATGCATATGTAAAAATGGGGATGGATGTTACACCAAAAAGACATTCTACTTTAAGGTTAATGTCTTCTAATTAGAAGCAAGTTGGCACTCTCAGAATAGGAAGCAGGACTATTGACAGGTCAAGGGCAAAAGCAAACTATCAAGCCAAGGCATTAACAACATATGACCTTGTTTTGACCGAAAAAGATGCTTGTAGGAAAAACAGATGCAAAATTTTATCCAGGAAATTATTTTCTCAACTCAAACGACAAACGAGAATAAGTAAGTCTTTCCAAAAGCTATGATAATTGGACATCACCAACATGTACTTAATTGGTTTATTAAACTGATCTAATAAGCACTTAGGTATCTTCCcttaaaagttaatttgttaGGACTAGAATCAAACACTTAAGTACTCCACTGAGTATCCCACAACACAATATGGGACCCGAACACCCGAAAATACCCAAGTCCTTATCACTTTCTACTCAacctttcttttacttttacgcactgagaaaataaaaaagaaaattcacagGACCTCAACAATAGTCATATCCGTTTACAAGATGCCACCAATTAGCATACAAATTTTCACAGATGTAGcgaacatttatttataatcatgAAATAATACAGACAAAAGAAAGACTAACAAACAGAGATCTAATTAGGAACAGGCAAACAACATAGAGGAAGCTACTTCTGCTATCTATCACTACTAATTAACAAGTCAAAATATCtactaaacatataattttctAACCTGTAATGTACTGGACGGAATCTGATCTTTTCCACAATGATGATCTGAATATAATGACATCTCCTTATCCAATGAATTATGAAATGGGCATGCCTCTCGTTGTAAGATGAGGGCTTGTTCAACTAGATGCTCCAACCTCTTTTCAGGTATCATTACTGTAGGGGGAAGCAGTTTCTGCAATTCCTCTAGAAGCTTTGACCGAGACCTCACCCTTGCAATATCTAGTCTAGGAGAAGGTGAAACTATGTAGGAAGAAAGTTCTCGAATTCTACAGCTATTAATGCAAAGTGGAGTGATCTCCGTCCTCAGGGTCTTCAATGCTTCCATGACCTTTTCACGATTTAGAAGCTCAAAGAATTTCTGCTCCAATATTAAAAATGAGGCTGACCTGACCACGCTTTCATCTGCGGGAGCAATTTTACGTAATGTGGCTACACTGTCATCCAAATTCCCATCAAGTATTTGCTGCATAAATAGATTCACCCCAGGAGAGTGTAAAGGTATTCCAGACTCCTCCTCTAGATGTGCCCCACTCTTCCCGTAACCAAGAGAATATAAAGCCTTTGCAATTATCCTGACAAATTCCTCTTTCTTTATAACCCCTTTTGAACCAACAACTTGTTCGTCCCCTTTAGACGGTAGGGGCCGAGCCATGAAGTCCCTGGACAAGCCTCCAACAGGCTCTTTAGAAGAAGAACCGTTAGACAAGGCAACTAATCCTTTAGAGGATAACTTCATTCGCTTCAAAGCTGGTTCTTCATCTTCCACACCTCCCATGAAAAGTGCCCCTCAGCCCATATATAATTTCAGCAGCGCGAGAAAACAACACATACGACCATACAGCTACAAAATGCCACTGAAAAACCACTAGGAAGAAAAATGTCTGCATGGAAAACAGCAATGACAACAGTAAGTGTAATAAAAGCAAGTCCTGAAATAACAGAAGCTAAACCATAAACAAATTCAGCAAACTAACACAAATTTCGAAAATGTCCATATAGAAATTAACACgagtaaactaaaaaaaacgTCTGAATATAAAAcagaaacaacaaacaatttgaaacaacaatataaaaaaaatgtctgcatagaaacaaaaacaacaaccaTAAGTGCAACAGAACCGAGTCCATAGAAAACAAGCTAAAACAGCAAACAGATTCCTCAAATTCAAACAtcatcaacaacaataaaaagaataatgcAAAAATCCGAGCTTAGTTACTCGAAAGCACAATGTTTcaaccaattttattttatctaccAAATCAATAAGACCCCGCGATGTctaacaaactcaaaaatatcaTCTCGACAGCGAAACCGAACtcgaaaattgaaaataaataaataatatataataaataaacaaattataatatgcATTTCCCTGTTAAATAAACAGAGACACGTCGAGCAAATCGAAAGAGTAATAGAAACAGGATAAGGTAGAAGAATCTGCATCAGAACTCGCAGATCCAATAACATGAGAAGAAGATTACGACGGTGATGATCCACCGACTTACCGAACAAGCAAAGCAACGATCGGAATCAAAGTCTGAGACGCGATCGTGAGTTGAAAACCGccgattccttcttcttctgctgctgctgcttcACCACACTCTTCAGTTACCAAAACCACACACGCTGAAAATCCCAAACCTTCTTTCTCCTTATGCCTGCAAAGAATGATAACATATATATACgtgtaatataatatttctttaattgtaaccatggatttttttatttctaatttataaattctttaataCAGCGTAAATTATCAAGGTGCAACTATTTTTAAACAGtttgaatcttgaattgaaataaaaactttattaaaaataattaattacgtttaaatttcatatgaataaattattaaataaaattttacttgctatctatttattttttatctttctagcATTTTCTTTCTTATAGCTTTTCCTGTGAAGTTGTGAAATGACAATGAGCACCTTTTAGTACAAacaaacactttctttggtttGGTATATGCCTTCCTTGTTTCTTAAACCATCACGCCATTACTTTCATGTTTTCACACGAAACTTCAATGGTTTTCAaacatttatgttatattaatgttacattatttttttaatattatcattttatcattgtttaaatcaaaataaaaattggtaactttcataaaaatattaataaataatccaCATTAATTAAGACAATTTTGGTGATGGTTAAAGATGACAACTGATCACACtcaatacaaataatatttatttgcagacaaaaaaattattattatttctcgaatgatcatttaaaaaatatttacaaatattcataaatacatataaatatttaaaagtaacattttataaatttttaaaataaaattataaaaaatatattataatataaattaaaatttaattttaataaaatttaacttaataaaatataaattaatttttattttaattatttttaataaaatataaattttattttattttaattaaatttaataaaatataaattaattttttttttacaaataatataatattacgTTATTAAAGTATctattacaataataaatatatgtagtcatacttattttttaatatcctAATGGTGGTAGATGTATGTATGCACATTGGATAGGAAGGATGAGAATCGtgaacattttaaattattgagtCATGTTCGTGTCAGACATTTCCACTCACtccaaatataataaaatggaTAACTAGATCATTGAGTTTGGTTAATTTTCATTCACtgattgttttttttcaaaatagatgTTCTAAGGATAGATAATACATGCACCTACCGACATACAGGAACTAAGAAACAGTGAGTGCGTGGAGAATCAATATTAAACTCATGTTTCAATTAAGTTTtgatttcaacatttttaagatatatgtttatatattaacaattatcCATTCACGGGTGGGTTTGAACAATTTGTAGAAAATCATTAGTTTAAACCTGATTCATGCATTACAAAAAGaatatctattttttctttatgaaaCAATATTCAAATTTACATGGACAATAACTTTATTAAACTTTCCTgaaatagttattataattattgttagagattttaattcttaataaactattattgctttaaataaatgtaatctgataatatttattattaatattgagaaaatagaatattatataaaattaaaatttcattaatccaattatttttagatttttgagATTTTGAGTCTAgagtaatattaattttttatccatattttatcGGTGttgtatatttaatataattttttttatgattaaggCCAATAAAAGGAGGAAAAGGGGATGGTGAGTGTCTTTACAAGGGCAAGAATACAAAGTATTGAGATACTAAATCCAACCAAGTCCCTTAAATTATGAAACTATAGTGGACAAAAGGGAGGTTAGAGAGCTCAAAAACATAGATAAGATGCACTTAAGGTTGATTTACACATAGCACATATATAACCTGCTATTGGAGTTTTTTAAGCAACACTGAAAGAACTTGCTGTGCTCTCCACAAATTTTCTTGCTCCCTTAAACCACCTCTTATCTCCAGCTTGAGCCTTGCAAATGTACAGTTTTCCATCCTTTACGGTTGCTCTGATCAGTTGGTGCTTCCCACCTTCATCTCCATCAGCCGTCCTTGTCAACACAGTCAATACATAGTACTGCTTCCCATCAACCACAGGTGTAGCAGTCTCTAAGATGTTAGCTGTGGCCACAGCATTTGGATCAAAACCACCCTGCAACAGTTCATGTTCAAACTCAGTTAGGACATCCTATGCTATTATTCACTGCATTTCTTTTTCATCGTCACTCACTTACCTCAGCTTGAGTTTCACCAAAGAAGGCCTGCTTTCCTAGTAAATAATCCACCTGCAGTAAGGAAAAACCAACTTTCAATGTCAGCCACAGTCATACACTACCATTTCTATCTTTGAATATATACACTACAAAAGTTATAATCCATAGACTACCcttttattctatttaagaaaaaactaCAAACGTTAGAATTAGCAAGGGAGAAACAactttttatcactaaatttgGTCACTGATTCGTTGATTTAGTTAGAACATGATACATAAAAGTGCATTAATGGGGCTATAAGTGTTCCTCATTGTAAGAAAAGAGCTAGTTTAAAAAACAGATATACCTTTGAGAGGAATTCTTCGGGTGAACCATAGTCAGTGATGGACTTCTTATCGGTTGGAGTCACTGTGACAACGACATTGCTGGTTGTATCAAAGTTATCCTCGTATCTAAGAACCTGGCCTGTGTACTCAACCTCTTTGCTTGGGTTCCACTTTGAGGGAATCGATAGTTTGAATCCATTTCCATTGTATGGCAAGAAATCTGTGTTTTCCTTTGGCTTTCCAAACACATTGGCTGCAAGAAAAACAACCAAATTGTTCAAATAAATCATGGAATCCCGATTACTAGAGGGATCAAATTCAACCTAACTTCTTCAACTCATGAGACAAAGTGATCCCTTGATATGGTATTAGAGATTTTATTGCCAAATGCATAATTTAATCAAGAGTCTAATCTTAGTATTCTTCAATCAGAATCGGAGTTTTATATCAGTAATCCATATTGATctttaaaaagtgaaatttaaatCTATCACAACAAGAGAAACTATGGACATGAAGGATGAATTCTAGTAGAAACTAGCCTAAAGAAACACTTAAAGAACTGTCTAACTAAGTGTGTGTCCATTTTAGTGGCATCATGGATGCATGgtgagaaaaaagagaaagtgatATACCAGCTTCACCATAAGCTGCATCTGCAGGTTGGACTTTGGAGCCAACAGCAGCAGCACCAATGAGCACAGTGAGAGCTAAACGGCGAGAGATAGGAGTGACATCATCCTCTTGGGGTGCTGTCTGTTTCTGGGCCTTGCACACAAGGTGGTTAGGCTTGGTGCTAACCATGGTACGTTGTGATGGGGATCTGGCTGGAGTGGTAAGGGCATGGTGGTGCAAGAAACATTGGGTAGAAGCCATTGATCTCTGATCTTTCTCTCACTCACTAACTCACTCTTTCTGAGACTATGGTGGTAGGAACTTGTGGAGATCGTTGAGTTTGAACTTTGGAGTGCGGTGGTTTTGGATATTGGATTTCGAAGAGGGTGATTGGGACTAATGGATTAGATTTTCGATGTGGGATAAGGTAATAGAGGCTCTGATTGGTGCCACGTCATTCTCATTTATGTCTGCAGATATACTCATCACTTGCATTTCATGTACTATATTTTCATGCTTTTGTTAAAATTTCGGTGCATATAATCATTTTAgatatttatacttttcttcaaatattattgttcttattatttaaatttaattaatatcaatttaaattaaattttttattattcatacatgaagtcaaattaaagatatttagtATTACTCCATTTCTTTTCTGTCTAATAGAAGACTTAATAATTCAGAAATTTTattgagttttttattttattttatttttagtatgatggtatattaaaaaagtttttaatatacaagaattattacttaatattaGAGATCCTAGATTCAAAGGATAAATAATatgatacataaaaaaataatgtatcatcgtgttaaaatttaaatgtgaaTTATTATTAATGCATCGTTGTAGTAAATTATCTTAATACACCTATCACATTATGATATAAAATGTGTATAACcaataatatcttttttagTTTGGTTTACTTgtgttgaaaataattaatcGTTTAACTTATATCACTCTTTCACTCTTTATCTACATTACTTTCTTtgcataaatatatttttttgatttcaacctttaacaaaaatatcttatttgaaaacatgatttaaattttgaatttttaacttttaaacaaaaatggcTGAATTTATTGTTCAAATATtaacttgaaattaaaaaaaaatagtttaagttataatttaaataacctCTTTAAGTATTCTTAAGTGAAACTatcattttaaatgtttatcattttgaaaacaaaataatattttaaaaaatattttattgaatatataaatgtaagtctaagttttatattaagtaAATGTCTAAAAGTTGAACACTTTGTGATTTTAAAGATgtctaaagtttttttttaaaaatgatataaatatctTATAGTGATGATCTTAAGTCTCGTTGCTATTATTTTTCAAGTGAATTCTCTTTTTAACATAGCTCTAAGTAGACaagaattttaatataagaaggTTGAACaccttataaaattaaataaaaatctgGAGTTAAaagttacataattttttatgggAAAATGAAGTCattaatattagtattttgTCTTTCCCATAAATTATCTCATTGAAAAATTCAGTACATTTTCATATACCAAATCCTCGTAtaccatataaaatattaaatatttatttcaataaaataataaaagtattgtTTGGTCAAGCttcttcataattttttttagaaaactaaATATACAAGGatgtttttaaaagttaaaattaattaatgtgcaaattaaaatttttaaagaaattatgagagtttttctataaaataaactGTATACgactaatttcaaattatagataactaatttcacattttctttctataaaaTCCACTTAGTCAAACCAGATAAATGTTAACAATAATTTTAGCACAATCTTCATGCCACATCAAAAGTTATTCCTGTCAACACCTAATTTCGTCAggatgaataaataaataataatggaattaatttattttattttatctttattcaaaatttattttgagttattgtattttattctattttatcatgttgtgttctattttattttattttttttggttattctaatttttcatttagagttttttttttattctaggctgttttattttattctatttttatctttatgttcttttattttaattcatttgtcaaatgttagaaaaaaaaaagagaaaagaatgtTTGGTTTGGAGGGAACAGTGTACGTGTGTGTGCTGGGAAGAGGGGGCATAAACCGTTTCTGCAGAGTGCGCAGGGTGTTGGCAGAGACAATTTGGAGTGTACGGGGCTAGTACATTCGATTTGGGCAGACGGAATTGGCAGGGATTTCGGCACAAAAAGACAGAGAGAGAGCAGGGGGGGATGATTCTGGTTTTGGGAGAAAAAAGCAAAGGGTTTTTGACACAGCTCTGGGCCTTCTCTTGGGATTTTGCCGAGGAATTCTTCACCATTTTTGCACCTGCAAAGAGAGACGAAAATCAGCCACTCAAAGGAGAAGAGTACTCATTGGAAGCACGAGATTGACCGTAGCAAGCGGATCTTCGAGAGGTAAGTAATGTTGTTTAGAGAGTTGTTTGTTTGCCCTTATACATATCTTTGTTGGAGTTGCTGTTTACGTATGACTGTTGTTTGAATACATTCCACTGTATATGTTCATTGTCGCACCACCCTCCCCATGTCCACTTCTATGGGCTTATTTTTCTATTCCAAGCAAGCTCAAAATGAGGTAGGTTCCATAAGCTATGTCCCCCAAGCCTCTGTTCATCTCCAATCATCAATACTGAAATTGAAACAGTAAACACAAAACACATAACAGAAAAATCATGTAACAGAGGCAATAGAACATCAATCTTCACCCTCCCTTGACCATTCCATTCCCCACTGGAACCGCCCTCTCAACCACCGAGAACTCCCTCGGCGTGTCACTCCCCCTCACCTGCAGTCAAACTCAGAAACAGAAACAAACACAAAAcccattctttttttctttttcttcccttGTTCATGGAACACTTCAACGTTTCTGATCATCTCCAATCCTCAGCAAAATAGAATCCTCAAGCAGCAAATACCACCTCTCCAAACACACGCATAAAGTCGAGCCTCTAACTGTTTCCTTCTCACCATCTCCAcgccttcatcttcttcctcaccaaaCAGCACACACGCACATAGCCCGTTATACAAATTAAGGAGGTAGCGACTGAAAACGAGAGAGGAAGAGTTGGAGCGGCGGCCGGCGAGGGTCTCGGCGGTGAGCAAAGGCGCTTGCGACGCCTTGGGCCGCTACTCGCGGTGGTCGGTTTTTTTGCTGGAGGTGAGGCGTGGTGGCTGCTCTGGCCGAAATGGACAGCGGGGAACCTCAGGTCTCTGGGAAGTGTTTGATCTGAGTAAGGTGAGGAATGAGGGAAGGTGCTGAACCCCTAGGGAATTCTAGGTTAGAAAAGCCACCCCGGGCCAGTGCTAGGCCCAGCCCAGAGATAAACGCTCGTTATTCAGCCTTTtccgaacgctcgttattcccCTTGTTagaacgctcgttatttagccTTTtccgaacgctcgttattcccCTTGTTAcaacgctcgttatttagccTTTAACGAACGCGCGTTATTCTGCTTGttcgaacgctcgttattcagcCTTTAACGAACACTTGTT
This window of the Vigna angularis cultivar LongXiaoDou No.4 chromosome 7, ASM1680809v1, whole genome shotgun sequence genome carries:
- the LOC108338463 gene encoding WD repeat-containing protein 26 homolog isoform X1, which translates into the protein MGGVEDEEPALKRMKLSSKGLVALSNGSSSKEPVGGLSRDFMARPLPSKGDEQVVGSKGVIKKEEFVRIIAKALYSLGYGKSGAHLEEESGIPLHSPGVNLFMQQILDGNLDDSVATLRKIAPADESVVRSASFLILEQKFFELLNREKVMEALKTLRTEITPLCINSCRIRELSSYIVSPSPRLDIARVRSRSKLLEELQKLLPPTVMIPEKRLEHLVEQALILQREACPFHNSLDKEMSLYSDHHCGKDQIPSSTLQILDAHDDEVWFVQFSHNGKYLASASNDRTAIIWEVGINGGLTVKHRLTGHQKPVSSVSWSPNDHELLTCGVEEAIRRWDVSTGKCIQLYEKAGTGLVSCTWFPCGKYILCGFSDKSICMWELDGKEVESWKGQKTLKISDLEIMDNGKEILSICKPNSVLLFNRETKDERFIEEYQPITAFSLSKDNKFLLVNLLNQEIHLWNIEGDPRLVGKYKGHRRTRFIIRSCFGGLKQAFIASGSEDSQVYIWHRSSGELIEALPGHSGSVNCVSWNPANPHMLASASDDRTIRIWGLNSMHNNYQNVPSNGVHHYCNGGS
- the LOC108338463 gene encoding WD repeat-containing protein 26 homolog isoform X2, whose product is MGGVEDEEPALKRMKLSSKGLVALSNGSSSKEPVGGLSRDFMARPLPSKGDEQVVGSKGVIKKEEFVRIIAKALYSLGYGKSGAHLEEESGIPLHSPGVNLFMQQILDGNLDDSVATLRKIAPADESVVRSASFLILEQKFFELLNREKVMEALKTLRTEITPLCINSCRIRELSSYIVSPSPRLDIARVRSRSKLLEELQKLLPPTVMIPEKRLEHLVEQALILQREACPFHNSLDKEMSLYSDHHCGKDQIPSSTLQILDAHDDEVWFVQFSHNGKYLASASNDRTAIIWEVGINGGLTVKHRLTGHQKPVSSVSWSPNDHELLTCGVEEAIRRWDVSTGKCIQLYEKAGTGLVSCTWFPCGKYILCGFSDKSICMWELDGKEVESWKGQKTLKISDLEIMDNGKEILSICKPNSVLLFNRETKDERFIEEYQPITAFSLSKDNKFLLVNLLNQEIHLWNIEGDPRLVGKYKGHRRTRFIIRSCFGGLKQAFIASGSEDSQNVGSLQCY
- the LOC108337051 gene encoding oxygen-evolving enhancer protein 2, chloroplastic is translated as MASTQCFLHHHALTTPARSPSQRTMVSTKPNHLVCKAQKQTAPQEDDVTPISRRLALTVLIGAAAVGSKVQPADAAYGEAANVFGKPKENTDFLPYNGNGFKLSIPSKWNPSKEVEYTGQVLRYEDNFDTTSNVVVTVTPTDKKSITDYGSPEEFLSKVDYLLGKQAFFGETQAEGGFDPNAVATANILETATPVVDGKQYYVLTVLTRTADGDEGGKHQLIRATVKDGKLYICKAQAGDKRWFKGARKFVESTASSFSVA